Proteins encoded by one window of Phycisphaerae bacterium:
- a CDS encoding response regulator, whose product MRSLKPMLLVEDDSVDVMMVKRALKDLNVKNPLVHTPNGEGAIEYLTGEGNEKPCIILLDLNMPKMNGVEFLKVVKADDVLKKIPVVVLTTSMDTKDKFETFELCAAGYIVKPADYKKFVEAMRTIDVYWTLSELPNGE is encoded by the coding sequence ATGCGAAGCTTGAAGCCAATGTTGTTGGTTGAAGATGACAGTGTGGACGTAATGATGGTTAAGCGGGCGCTTAAGGACCTGAACGTTAAAAATCCGTTGGTCCACACGCCCAATGGAGAGGGAGCAATTGAGTATTTAACAGGTGAAGGTAATGAGAAACCGTGTATTATTCTTCTTGATTTGAATATGCCGAAAATGAACGGCGTCGAATTCCTGAAAGTCGTAAAAGCGGATGATGTATTAAAAAAGATTCCTGTTGTGGTTTTGACTACATCCATGGATACAAAGGATAAATTTGAGACTTTTGAGTTGTGCGCAGCAGGTTACATAGTCAAGCCCGCAGATTATAAAAAGTTTGTTGAGGCAATGAGAACGATTGACGTTTACTGGACCCTAAGCGAACTGCCGAACGGAGAATAA